In the genome of Paenibacillus pabuli, the window CTTGATCTGTATTCCAATTTCTTCTTTGACCTCTCGCATCGCAGACTCTTCCACCGATTCGCCCAACTCCATAAATCCACCCGGTACTCCCCAGGTATCATCCACATGTCGAACCAACAACATTTCACCTGATTTATTCAAAATCAAAATACTCGGTCTCACCAGAATAACAGGGGCATTGCCAACCATTTCTCGAAGCGCTTCAATATAACCCATAACTAACCCTCCTATATGAAGTCATGATCCTTATTATAGAAGTGCAATTCATTTCCATATAGAGAAAGAATGTTCAGCTTCATATCCTATTTTATAGCCCCTGCTTTATGAAAAAACAGCAAAAAAAACCGCTCGCACATTAGTGTGCAAACGGGCATTTCATTGGTGGGTTCTCACCCTGAGGCTGATGATCCTCTCGCACTGTATTCTGTTCTTCACTGTTCCCCATTGTTACTCCAGATAGGTTCCCAGCCAGAGTAAACGCCTGATCCTGACGAAAAAAATTGGGCTTCACAATCTCATTGCGGTAGGAGCTGTGGAAAATATGCGTCGTCGCCGGAGACACCGGCGGAATCAGCCAAACCCAATCTCCTGTCAGCTCGCGCCCGGCCTTCTCTTCACGCTGCTCAAACAGGGCAAATTGCGCTGCCGCTGTGTGGTGATCCACAATGCTAACGCCTGCTTTCTTGAACGAATGCAGTACAGCTACATTCAGCTCTACCAAAGCCCGATCCTTCCACAGTGTCGTTTCACTCGATGTATTCAGGCCAAGTGCTGCCGCTACCGCAGGCAATTTATTATAGCGAAACGTATCCGCCAGATTACGCGCGCCGATCTCGGTCCCCATATACCAACCGTTAAACGGCGCTGCGGGGTAAGATATGCCGCCAATCTCCAGCCGCATATCGGCAATCATCGGTACACCGTACCAGCGCATGTCCAGTTCGGCAATCTCGGGACGTTCCGGATGTTCAATCCTCACTTCCACGATGTCTTC includes:
- a CDS encoding nitric oxide synthase oxygenase, encoding MRTDLEELREEAERFIYRCYEELGHSREDAQARLVAVLNEIEHTGTYVHTAEELEHGCKMAWRNSNRCIGRLFWDKLRIVDARHADTVGKAAEAVLTHIRAASNGGKIIPMITILPPDGPNGAPVRIWNHQLIRYAGYETAEGIVGDPASVELTKIAMSLGWQGEGTPYDVLPLIIQAQGQAPEWYPVPGEDIVEVRIEHPERPEIAELDMRWYGVPMIADMRLEIGGISYPAAPFNGWYMGTEIGARNLADTFRYNKLPAVAAALGLNTSSETTLWKDRALVELNVAVLHSFKKAGVSIVDHHTAAAQFALFEQREEKAGRELTGDWVWLIPPVSPATTHIFHSSYRNEIVKPNFFRQDQAFTLAGNLSGVTMGNSEEQNTVREDHQPQGENPPMKCPFAH